The genomic segment AGGCTAGGCTCGCTAAATACGCCGCCGTTTGCGTTCAGTCCCGCTAAAATCATCGCGCTTTTTACCTGCGCGGAACTAACGGGGCTTGCGTAATCAAACGACGCCAAATCGGGATTGCCGCGAATGGCAAGCGGCGCGAAACTCCCCTCTTTTCGCCCGTCGATCGACGCGCCGACCGCCCTTAGCGGCTGAACGACGCGCTTCATCGGGCGGCTGTTGAGATACTTATCGCCGCTTAAAACGAAAAAGCCCTTTTGCGCGCACAACAAACCGATAAAAATGCGCATAGCGGTGCCGGCGTTGCCGCAGTCCAAATAGTCGCTAGGCTCCGCAATCGCGTCTGGCGGCTCGATCTTCACGCCGTTTGCGTTATACGTAACCTTCGCTCCTAGACGCTCGATAATGGCGAGCGATCTAAGCGTGTCTTCGGCGCGTAGAAAGTTAGCCGCTTCCGAGACGCGATCGCTAAGAAGCGAAAACATCGCCGCGCGGTGCGAGATCGATTTATCGCCCGCGAGCGTATCGACCGCGCCCTCCAATCTCCCCGTAGCGGCGGCGATCAAACGCTTCATCGCAAAACCGCGCCGAAATCGGCTTGTAGTTTCTCTAACGCGCGATCGGTAATTTTTGCTATCTCCTCTTCGGATAACGTCTTATCAAAAGGCTGCAAAATAAGCCGCAAGGTTAAACTATGTTTATCGCCCAGACTCGCGTCCTCGTAGAGATCGATCGCTAAAACCCTCTTTAACTGCCCTATTCCGATCGATTCGATCGCATTTTTAACCAAGCCAAAGCCGACGGATTTGTCTATCACCACGCTCAGATCGCGTTCGATTGACTGTAGTTTGCTAAACGGTTTCGCGTAGCGTTCGCGATCGGCGATTTTTCCTAAGTCGATTCTAGCGACAAAAGTAGCGCCCTCAAGATCGTATAGCTTGGCGATATGCGGCGCGAGTTTGCCGATTTCGCCTATCGCTTCGCCGTTTGCGATTATTTGCGCCGACTGCCCTTTTTGCAGATAGGCGATTTTGGACGGCAAAAGCGAGAAGCCGATCGTCGCGGCGGCGATTAGCCGCGCGAAGCTATACAGATCGATCTCCTCCGTCTTGCCGCGGTTAGCGATACTTGGCGGCTCTTTTTCGCCGCTAAAAACAAAGGCGATCTCGCGCGATTGGACGCGATTTTCGTCGTAAATATCGCCGATTTCAAAAAGTCTTGCGCTCGCTCTGCCTTTGGCGCGGTTTTTCGCGGCGGCTTCCAGCAAATTGATCAGCAGCGTCGGACGAAGCGCGTTTAAGTTAGAGGCGATTGGATTGGCGATATTCAAACTCTCGGCAATCGGATTGAAACCAAACGCGCTCGCCGCGCTCTGATCGCAGAATAAAAAGTGTAACGACTCGCTAAAGCCGTTCGCGGCGGCGCGATTTGCCGCGTCGCGCTCGAAGCGAAAGCGCTTCCAGCCTTCGGAAACGACGCGCTTAGTTTGCGTTAAAAGCGCTTTTGGCTTGATTTGATCCACGCCTACAAGACGAACGATCTCTTCGGCTAGATCGGCGTAGTTCGACAGATCGTGTCGCCAAACGGGGGGAATCACCAAGAAGCTCTGCCGATTACCGTTTGATTGCGCTTTGGCGCCAAGCCGTTTTAGGATTTCGACGATTTCGTTCTTGTCTATAACGCGCCCGATCAACGCGCTTATCTCGTCCGCGTTGACGGCAATCGCTCGCGCTTTAACGTTAGGCTCGTAGCAAAGCGATTCAGAGTAAAAACGGCTTTTTGAAAAGCGCGCGATCAGCTCGGCAAAAAAGCGCGCGCCGAAAGCTAAGTTAGGATTACCGCCTTTAGAAACTCTGTTGAACAGCGCGTCGCCTTTCAATTTGCGTTCAAAAGCGACTTTAGCGATCTCCTCGCTCGGCGCAAAAAACGCCTCCAAAACGATAACGGGGCTATCGTCGTTCGCGGCGAATTTAGGATTGGCGTCGATCCCTATCCTCTCTAACGTCTCTTTGCTTTTTTCCTCGATAAGCAGGTTTATTCCGTCTTTTTTCACAATGCGTAATTTCGCCGCCGCCTCGCCGCCTCCGACGGCTTTAAAATCGTAGGCGCGAAACAAAACGCCCGTAGTCAAAGAAGCGTAAGCGATCAAAGCGTCGATCGCCGTATCTACCGACGTTTCCGACCACGCGAGGCGCAAACGCGCGATCAGCGGCGTTTGTAAGCCGCGATTTTCAATTACGCGGATTAACGCGCTCGCCGTCGCTTCCGGATCGCTGGTAAGATGCAAAATACGCCCGATCCCGTTTGGATTTGACGCCGCGCGCGTATTGCGTTCGCCGTTAATCGGAACGTTCAGCGCGGCGGAAAGCTCTCGCGCCAAACCAAAAACGCTAAGGCAATCGCCGCGATTGGGCGTTAGCTCGACCTCGA from the Helicobacteraceae bacterium genome contains:
- the pheT gene encoding phenylalanine--tRNA ligase subunit beta: MIVTRAWLSEFLPLDDVSDETIAQTFVRIGHEVASARKITFDERAVVGKIVSRKKHPDADKLSVCEVDAGGQTLTIACGAKNVEAGMFVPVALIGARLPNGATINEVDLRGVKSYGMICSAKELGLGDLNDGILPLDNSIGELTAGAKLSDYAALSDTIFEVELTPNRGDCLSVFGLARELSAALNVPINGERNTRAASNPNGIGRILHLTSDPEATASALIRVIENRGLQTPLIARLRLAWSETSVDTAIDALIAYASLTTGVLFRAYDFKAVGGGEAAAKLRIVKKDGINLLIEEKSKETLERIGIDANPKFAANDDSPVIVLEAFFAPSEEIAKVAFERKLKGDALFNRVSKGGNPNLAFGARFFAELIARFSKSRFYSESLCYEPNVKARAIAVNADEISALIGRVIDKNEIVEILKRLGAKAQSNGNRQSFLVIPPVWRHDLSNYADLAEEIVRLVGVDQIKPKALLTQTKRVVSEGWKRFRFERDAANRAAANGFSESLHFLFCDQSAASAFGFNPIAESLNIANPIASNLNALRPTLLINLLEAAAKNRAKGRASARLFEIGDIYDENRVQSREIAFVFSGEKEPPSIANRGKTEEIDLYSFARLIAAATIGFSLLPSKIAYLQKGQSAQIIANGEAIGEIGKLAPHIAKLYDLEGATFVARIDLGKIADRERYAKPFSKLQSIERDLSVVIDKSVGFGLVKNAIESIGIGQLKRVLAIDLYEDASLGDKHSLTLRLILQPFDKTLSEEEIAKITDRALEKLQADFGAVLR